One region of Fusobacterium periodonticum 1_1_41FAA genomic DNA includes:
- the pfkB gene encoding 1-phosphofructokinase, which translates to MIYSVTLNPSIDFIVRVKDFQIGETNRAYEDNFFAGGKGIMVSKLLKNVGTECVNLGFLGGFTGAFIEENLKRLNIPSDFVTVEENTRINVKLKTEEETEINCPGPKISEKEKEEFLDKIRKIKSDDFVILSGSVPSNLGNDFYINIIEILNENSVKFTLDSSGETFKKSLKYKPFLIKPNKDELKEYAKREFKDNKEIIDYVRANLVGMAENVIISLGGEGALYIAKDFSLFAQPFKAKESVVNTVGAGDSVVAGFVNYMLKENDVEKAFRFAVACGTATSFSEDIGELEFIEEISKKLVIEKEHYGN; encoded by the coding sequence ATGATATATTCAGTAACTTTAAATCCCTCCATTGATTTTATTGTCAGAGTGAAAGATTTTCAAATAGGTGAAACTAATAGAGCCTATGAAGATAATTTTTTTGCTGGTGGGAAAGGGATAATGGTATCTAAACTCTTAAAAAATGTAGGAACAGAATGTGTGAATCTTGGTTTTTTAGGGGGATTTACAGGAGCATTTATAGAAGAAAATCTAAAGAGATTAAATATACCTTCAGATTTTGTAACTGTTGAAGAAAATACTAGAATAAATGTAAAATTAAAAACAGAAGAAGAAACTGAAATTAATTGTCCAGGTCCAAAGATTTCAGAAAAAGAAAAAGAAGAGTTTTTAGATAAAATCAGAAAAATTAAAAGTGATGATTTTGTAATTTTATCAGGTTCAGTACCTAGCAATTTGGGAAATGATTTTTATATAAATATAATAGAAATTTTAAATGAAAATTCAGTAAAATTCACTCTCGATAGTAGTGGAGAAACTTTTAAAAAGTCTTTAAAATACAAACCATTTTTAATAAAACCTAATAAAGATGAATTAAAAGAATATGCTAAAAGAGAGTTTAAAGATAATAAAGAAATTATAGATTATGTTAGAGCTAACTTAGTTGGCATGGCAGAAAATGTAATTATATCTCTTGGTGGTGAGGGAGCATTATACATAGCTAAAGATTTTTCACTTTTCGCTCAACCATTCAAGGCAAAGGAAAGTGTTGTTAATACTGTGGGAGCTGGAGACTCTGTTGTAGCAGGTTTTGTAAATTATATGCTAAAAGAAAATGATGTAGAAAAAGCATTTAGATTTGCAGTGGCTTGTGGAACAGCAACAAGTTTTTCAGAAGATATTGGTGAGTTAGAATTTATTGAAGAAATATCTAAAAAATTAGTTATTGAAAAGGAGCATTATGGAAATTAA